The sequence GCCTTGCACGTCTCCGTGTGTCCCTCCGTGCTCAGCGCCTGTGCTGCAGGGACGGtcctggggagcagggctgggtggACGCTGTGCACAAATAGCCACCGTTCGGAGCAGGCCGTGCAGTAGTGAAAAGTGAGCAAACCACTTGTGCGTGTCCCGGGGGCTGGAAACCCCCTTTGGAAAATGTGCTTACTTCCAGagttagagttttttttaaatttccgaTCATTTTCTGATGTCACTGGGGCCCTGCGGTCAGTCGAACCGCGAGGGGCAGGCAGTGGCCCAGGCCGCGTGCAGCCCCCCAGCGCCCGCAGCTGCACCCCTGCTTGGGGCAGCATCTGGGCCAAAGCCTGTGGAGGTGCGGCAGGTTGGCTACTCGGAAGCGTGCCCCGAGCTGGGGTGGTGCCAGAGGAGGAGCTGCTGTGGGTGCTGCGGCCAGCACCACCGCCGCCCCCCCTGCACCGGGCCTCAGTTGCTTCCAGGTGCCGGAGTGGGGATCCAGGGGTGCCTTGGTGTCGGTGATGGAGCCCTGGAGGCTCCAGGTTGCCCGTGGCCGCGAGGGGTCGCAGGATGCCTTCAGGGGAGGCAGCGGGGCGCTGGGGCCGCCTGGGGTGGGGACCGGCAGGGGTCCTGGTCACGCCTCCGCAGGGGTCCCTCCCCGCCACCACAGGGGCCACTGAGAGAAGCAGCTGTCGGGTCTCTGGTTCTGTCGCTAGGGGGTCGCCACTCGGGTGCAGGGCCGGCTCATGACAGGCTGGGGGGTGTCCCCCGGCCCCCGTGCCGCCCCGTGGGTGAGCGCAGCCAGTCCCCGGCCTGAGGGTAGCGTGTGgccgcccgccccccgcagggCTCAGGCCTTGCCGCACGGACCACGAGCCTGAGGTGCCCGCCAGGCGGCCATCGGCAGCAGGAGACAGAAAGCTGTCGGGCCTCGGCCTTCCCGGAGGCCGGCCTCTGCGCTGAGCGGGTACCCCGGGGTGCACGTTGTGTTCTCCCCGGATGTGTGCAGGTGCTATTTTCATGCACAAAACACAAGCGTGTGACCTCGCGTCACTGGTTCTGCGGGTGGATCCCGTGCGTTGTCCCcggccagggcctggcacactgTGCCCGTTGCGGCTGTGAGCACTCGGGCGCTcgcagagccttttttttttttttaatttttttatttatttatgatagtcacagagagagagagaggcagagacacaggcagaggaagaagcaggctccatgcaccaggagcccgacgtgggattcgatcccgggtctccaggatcgcgcccttggccaaaggcaggcgccaaaccactgcgccacccagggatccctcgcagagcctttttatgttaaaaagaaatCGGAGGGGGGCAGCCGGGCGGCTCGgggtctgccctgggctcagggcgtgaccccggggtcctgggatcgagtcctgcctcgggcccCCCGCTTGGGGGGGACCCGGCTTCTCCTAGGCTCCTGCCCTGCTCGTGCCCTCCATCCCTCGCTCTCTgttaagtaaatagataaaatctttaaaaagcaaaacaaaacaaaaacaaaaacaaaaaaaaaaaacaaaataggaatagGAGGTGGCCCTCTGCCCAAAAAGGTTGCTCTAAGACTgatgggggggctcagtggccgAGGCCGCAAGGGTCCCCAGGGCGCCTGTTGTGCGAGGGACGCCCATCCCTGGAGACCCTGAAGGAGACCGCGGCTTGGAGGTGCCCTGGGCCCCGCGCAGGCgacagccacccccccccccccccgccctcttctCCCGGCCCAGGGGGCTCACCTGTGAGGACACGCGTGGCCACGCCCGCGCCCCAGGGGGACACACCGCAGCACCTGCGCCTCCCCTCGGGGTCCCGCCCTGCGCGTCCCTGGGCTCAGCAGGCgcatccccagggtcctgggctcagcAGGCGCGTCCTGAGAGGCGCGGGGTCGCCGTGCCGCGCCGCCTGCTGGGGCTCAGGGCCTCTGGCCTTGCCTTGCAGAGGAGGCTGGCGGCCCTGCCCGACCACACGGACGTGTCGCTGAGCCCAGAGGAGCGCGTCCGCGCCCTGAGCAAGCTCGGCGGCAACATCGCCATCACGGAGGACATCGCCCCGCGCCGCTACTTCCGGTCCGGGGTGGAGATGGAGAGGATGGCGTCTGTGTACCTGGAGGAGGGGAACCTGGAAAACGCCTTTGTCCTGTACAATAAATTCATAACGTAAGTCTGGCCTGAGAAGCCTCGCCCAGGGCCGCGTCGGGGGCAGGCGCCTTGCTGGGGCCGGGGACGTGCTGGACAACCCCGAGCCCGACCCCGCAGCCGCGACCTGCAGACGCGCTGAGTGGCGGGGTTTATGCTGCCGGGTACTGTGTGCAGGGCCCCGCGGCTTCCCTGGGCTCAGGGACCGCCGTCCCCTCGCTCGGCCAGAGAAGTGGCTTCCAGGGCCCTGCCCTTGGCGGCCTCCCAGGGAAGCTTGTGGCGTGCTGCTCTGCGCGCGGGAGCGGGAGCGTCGTGGGCAAGAGCTTATCCAGATGCAGCCACGGTGCCCGGGCCGCCGCGGACCCTGTACCCGCGCTTGTAGGGCTGGCGCCGGGCTGCGTCCCACCACGGGGCGATTCCGGGCAGGGAGCAGCGCTCAGCTGCACTCTAAGTCAgtgggtttttaaagatttatttaggggcacccgggggctcaggggtggagcgtctgcctggggcccagggtgTGCCCGGGGGGCTCGggctgggggggggtggtgaAGGGGGGTTGGTGttgggctcagcggttgagcatctgtcttgagCTCCAGCCATGACccccgggtcccaggattgagtcccacgtcaggcccccccagggagcctgcttccccgtctgccttgggctccagccatgacccccgggtcccgggattgaatcctgcgTCGGGCCCCCGGAGCCTGCTTCCcgtctgcctaggtctctgcctcacTTCGCCTGAGAACACACAGAGGGGGATGGTTGGCAGCGCTCGCCTGCCTGGGCAACCCCTGGCTTCTAGGGAGCCCACAGGTTGTGTGAAATGGGAAGCAGTTGGGCATCCCTGATGATACGCATTTCCAAGAACCTGAGTTTCTGAGCCCTAAGTGACTGATTGCCCGGGTCTGGTTCCCTTCTGCTGGCGTTTTTGAACATGTTCCCGGGGGATCTAAGCAAGAGGACACCGGTGACAGAGGCATCCCCATTAGTTGAGCAGAGATGGCGTCCGCGGCCCATCGTGATCCATCAAGGAAGGACTCCTCAGGCCCTGAACAGATGTCTACTGAGCGCAGATTGTGGGCTGGACGCTCTTCTACGGGTTAGGGCTGCTCAGTAAGGACCAAACCCCAGAATCCCTGCACCTGGGGATGCAAATCTTCATTTCACGGGGATGTGATCCATGTGGTCTGCTCTAAGGATTTCCCTTTACCTCTGCTGTCCTTTGTTCCTTGAAAAGTAGTGGGCTCCTAATTAGCACCTCGTAATCCACTAGGGACTCTGGCCATCGCATCCCTTAGTGGGCTTCCCGTTAAGGATCCGACACAGACCCCAGGCCGCTCCTGCTTCATCAGGGGTCCAAGTCTTTTTCAGTGGTGAGGACAGATGACCTTGGTCTTCCCGACTCTTGACATTTCTACAAATCCTCTGTGTTGCCAGCGGCACACGTGCGCGGGGTGCTCTTGGGGGCATCAGGGGGGTGCCCAGGACCTGACAAGGGCCAGGGCGTGGGGACCATCCTGACCCTCTTAGCGCTTCATCCGCTGAGCTTGCCCCCCTGTGACACCAAGATCACACCCACCCCGGCCCTTGGTGGAAAGGCTGATGGAACGAATGTAGGTGAAACAGTAATGAGTCAAGGATGTTCTTTTTGAAAAGGAGTGTCATTCTGTTAGAAACTGTCACGGATGGGATGCctggcggctcagtcagttgagtgtcggactcttgatttaggcgcagatcatgacctcagggttgtgagttcgagggctccgtgctcagcagggagtctgcttctctccctcctcgcTCCCcggcccttccccttgctcatgagCAGTCCccctcttaaaataaatgaagtctaaaaaaaaaaaccctaaaaacaaaaaaaattaaactatcattgagctcttttctttttttttaaagtattatttatttattcatgagagacaggcagagacccaggcagacggagaggcaggctccatgcaggagcccaatgtgggactcgatctcaggaccccggggtcacgccctcggctgaaggcagaccccccaccgctgagccccctgagGCGCCCATCATGGAGCTTTTCCCCCCACATAATGCTGAGGATTTGTTCTCTTTGTGTAGCTTGTTCGTGGAAAAGCTTCCCAGCCATCGAGATTACCAGGAATGTTCGATCCCTGAGAAGCAGGATATTATGAAGGTAGGTGGGGTTGATGCTCCCCCGGGGGATCAAATGCTGCACGAGGCTCCCTTATtgatctcctcctcctcctcctcctcctcctcctcctcctcctcctactccccctcctcttcctcccctccttcctcccatcctctgGGGAGTTCGAGCACAGAAAATTCATTCCATTAGCCAAGATGTTTCGATTTCTTCCTGGGCCTTTAATCACTGAACGGAGCCAGCATGGGATGTCTGATTGAATCCTGGAcggggttgggggagagagaaaagaaaaaatcaagaatGTGCTCAGTGGCTTTGTGGCGTGAAGAAGGAATCACTGGCTGTTCTCCCCAGAGGCGGCGAGGAAGGTGGTCCCAGGCCCCAGATCTGTCTGACAGTCACTGTGGCTGGGGTGGACTCTTCCATACGGTCCTGAGCCCAAAAACGGTTTGAAAATCGGTGTTGATTATTAAGGCGGCCCCGAAGTTCTAGTTCTTGTCCCATAGAACTCCCAAAAGCAGGGTGTTATGAAGGTCCCGTGGGGGACTGGCCGAAGGCGGATTAAGTATTTGAGGGGTGGCCTAAAGGTCTCAAGGAGAAGGAAGATGGTAGTTGAAAAGTTACGTATTCACCGTCCACATTGGCCACTGATGGAGCTTCAGGTATTTTTAGCTGAGACTATAgccttttaaataatattttaaaaatgtttcccacCTGTCTGTCTTTAGTTTGGGTCGCTCTTACACGGGGTAAGACAGTGGGCGCAAAGCCCGTCACAGCACGAAATCTTAGCGCCCAACGACACGTGGCCTACAGGTAGTGGGAGACAGGCTCTCACCAGCATGTCCGGCCTGGGGCTGCTGGCAGGAGCTCAGATTCTGTCAAACGGTAGATGCTTTTCTGAAGGGCCACCCATCGCCAGGCCTCGTGTAGCATTTCCACTGAGTTCCCTCGTTCGTTCAAGCCCACAGGGGCCCCCAagccgactctcctgctctcagttagttttattcttatttttgccCATAGGATAAAGCTCTCCCAAAGCGCATGGTTCATGCTTGTGGAGTGAAGGGGGGCGGGCAGGTGACGAAAGATTAAGAGAAGGGAAGTGTTAGCAGAAGAGCCTGGCCAGAGTCAGAGGACTTGGATCCTGATGGTAAAGGCAGTCGCTGCTGCGCAGGACCTCGCGTCTCCGTGGGCCTCCGTTCCCTCCTGAGAAGGAGGGTGGTGCTTGGATGAATCCGATTTTCTCGGAGAAGGCGTTTGGGATCCGGATCCCCCGCCCTTCCCCTAAGCCTGTCGATTGAGGGGACCTGGGAAGCGGCCCGGGGTATGTGGATCCTCAGGGGCATCCGTGCCTCCTCACGGACGAGCCTGGCGGCCCGGCCCCCGGGGCACCTCTGTCCCTCCTGGTGCCCCGCTGACCGTACACCGTGAGTGTGCGGCCACAGACCCACTACCCGGGGACAGGTGCCACGCGGACTGCCTGCTGGCCTCgcagaaggggagaaggggcGCCGCTCTCCCCGGCCTCTCCTGGGTCGTGTGCCGGAGCCACGGCAGACGGGCTCTGTTCCCACCATCACCTCCGGTTACTCGTGTCCCGATGTCTAATGCACGTGccagctgtttttctttctcagctgATGACCTGAGAGACTGTACCGAGGATCCTGCTAACcaatgtgtgtacatatatttttaaaagaaactgaaggagaTTGCATTCCCGAGGACAGATGAATTGAAAAAGgaccttttaaagaaatataacgTAGAGTACCaagaatatttgcaaagcaaAGTAAGTTCAACTGGTATAATTGTTTCGTGACTGTTTTCTGTGcgaatattttttgaatttcattttcatgtgaGTTTTGCAAGTGTCGTgtgcatttaaattaaaaattaaagacgCAGTGATGTAAGAGCAATAAAAAATTCATGTCGACGTGCAGGTTAAGCGCTTGCACCAAACATGGCGTAATTTCATTTCCCTGCAATATCTGATCATGTGGtgcattagaaaataaatttcctacAGTGATTTAAATGGAGCCTTTGACCAACTCTTGCCGCTGGGACCGTGGGGTGGGCGGCCGCTCTTTGGTGGTGACTGGAGGCGGCAGAGGCAGGGGAACGGGAGGTGGTTTCCAATGCATCTTATTATTTTGGCCTTGGAAATGCCAAGGTTGCCTTGAGAGGGAATAACCGCTGACCGTATGAGATGTGGTCGTAGCACCAATGGCTGGTGGCTTCTGGGTCGTCACCACAGAAAGAGGGACAGCGACAGTGAGGTCTCGGGTTGAGAGGCCTTGGAGAAGCCATCGGCCCGTCTCTAGGACCTCCAGTTTAATGCTTGAGCTCCTCCCGTGTTTGCCATCGTTGTGTAGGTGGCTCTGCTTTTCGTTCCATTGCACGCTTGTGTGCTTTGGACTTGTCACTCGTGCTGTCACCTTGGCTCAGTGTCATGAACTGTGAACACGGCCCGGGAGCATCGCTGCGAGTCAGCTGGGAGTGCAGGGCTCGGCCGCAGGGCAGAGAGGGCGTCCCTCGGGTGTGGAGGGTGAGGACTTGGGTCGACTTGCCCCGTGAAGAGAGGAGGATGTTCTCGGAGGCTTAGGCAAGGCGACCGCGCAGAGAGAAGGGCCCGGGCCGGTCCCCCTTCACGCTGGCGAGCGCAAGGTCGTCCCTGCAGGGTCCTGGGCAGGAGGGCCTGGCCAGCCCTAATGCTGCCCGTGTGTCACAGTGGCCGGCAGGATCCCCGGGGCTCCCTCGGGAGGCGTCTCGCAGAGACGGAGCACAGCCTGGGCGGCAGGCGTCCCCCGGGGCTTGTTGGACCCCTGCACCTGCTGAGTCGGGCCCAGCCCTTCCGACCAGACTGCAGTGGCTCGGGGCCGCCAGGTGCTGCGCGGGGGTGCCTGCCCGCCTCAAGCTAGTTTTCATCAGAACCACCTGAGGAGCTAATTGAAGATTCCTAGTCTCTGACCAGATACTGCCTGGAGGGGTTTGGACCCCGTGATGTccttgggagccctggggagCGGAGGGCTGGGCGGCCGCGGCTCGGGGATCTGGGCGGCCTGGCCTGCTGCCCTGAGCAGGCGGACGGCGTTGGCCGTGACGCTCGCGTCCCCACGGGCACATCGCAGCGTCTGCCTCTCCGCTGCCAGCCTGGAACCGGCTGGTCCCAGTTTGGTGGCGTTGCCTTGGAAACTAACTCTTGTTCGGCAACTGCGTTTTCCAGAACAAGTATAAGGCCGAAATCCTCAAACAACTGGAGCATCAAAGCCTGATCGAGGCCGAAAGGAAGCGGGTGGCCCAGATGCGGCAGCAGCAGCTGGAATCGGAGCAGTTCCTTTTCTTCGAGGACCAGCTCAAGAAGCAAGAATTAGCTCGGGGCCAGATGCGGAGCCAGGAAGGCCCGGCGCCGCCGGAGCAGATCGACGGGGGCGCTGTGTCCTGCTTCTCTGCGCAGCACGACGAGTCCCTGCTCGGTGCCTTCGCAGACCTGCCCGCTCCCAGCCGCGCCACCAGCTGTGCTGGCCACTCTCCACCTGTGACCCGGGCCCTGAAGCCCGCCGCCACCCTGAGCGCCGTGCAGAGTAAGTGACCATCCGCGGGCGGCCCCTCCTGGGACCCGAGCGCGCAGCGGTGTCGTTGCCCCTTGGCGCAGCCCTCGGGTCGCGGCCTGCAGTGTCTGGTACAGAGacgggggaggagggaggggcattGCAAGCCTTCAGTTTCTGGCCCGTGTTCAACCCCGAGCCGCGGGAGCGTTAGAGGCGAACACCCGCTGGCAAGGTGCTGGGCAGGTTGCATGACCTTCGCTTAAACCCGCAAAGCCAGTGCCCAGGCTGCCGTGCGCGGGGGCTGTGGCCGGCAGGTGGCCTGCGGGGGCCCGGCTTCGCCCCCCTTCCCAGAGCCCAGCAGTGGCCGCCCCACCCGAGACGCGGCCGGATGGCGTTTGCTTCCGGTCACCTGAGGAGTCAGGAGAGGCAGCCGCTTAACGCGTTCCCCTCCTGCTAATCGCTGCTAAGATCAGCGCCCCTAGTACCGACCCCGGCGTCCGCGGAGACGCAGGGTCACAGGGGAGCCGAGCGGGGAACGTCCGCCGCGGCCCGAGGTCTGTGCCGCTGTCTGTGGCCCCTGCAGCTGCCCCGCAGGGGCAGAGTGGGTCCGGCTTGAGCCACCCGCGTGGTCATGCCCGGGCCCCGCCGTCCTCGCTGAGCTCGCCTCTCGGGCTGCGGAAGTACAGGGAGCGCCCGCCCGGGACGCCACGTCCCTGTATTTCTCTTGGCCCGGTCGCGCTGACGCAGCTCTGGTGGCCGGGACGCGGGAACGTGTCTTTAGCTCTTTCTGCCTTTGCTCTCTCGTAGACTTAGTGGTTGAAGGCCTGCGGCGTGTAGTTTTACCAAGAGACCTTTGCCACAAATTTCTGCTGCTGGCGGAATCTAATACAGTGAGAGGAATAGAAACCTGTGGAATTCTCTGTGGAAAACTGGTACGGCCTGTGTTCCTGTCCCCCTGCCCAGCACACACGCGGGGGCGCCACTGACGGGTGACGAGCACAGCAGGGTAGAATCACCCCGAGGGCCGCACACATGACGACGTGGCCGACGTAGTCCACTGACAGCTGTTGTCGCTAACAGACTGACGCTTCCAGGACACGGGACACAGAAGCCAGTCGTAAATGCATCAAGCCGCGTATTAAGTCTCGGTCTAGAAAAATGAGGGACCCGGGGCGCCTGCGTGGTGCAGCCCGTTGAGCGTccgagtcttggtttcagctcaggtcatgatgtcaaggtcatgggatccagcagggagtctacttagggtctctccctctgcctctgtcctgcACCCTGCTCACTCGcgcgctctctctaaaataagtaaatacaatctctaaaataaagaacaatgatGGACGTCAGGTCTTCGGATTCCCTAGACCACATCCCCGCCGCAGCTGTCCCTGTGATGGACAGTCACGTCGTTAACTCTGCAGGCGTTGTCTGGCCTTCCTTTCGCAGAAACACGCGGAGTAAGACCAGGGTTTGGCTGTTTTCCTTAGTTTCAGGCGGTAGTTTCGGCCAGCTGACCTCTCAGCACAGGCCCTATTTACGTTACGGAGAATTTTATCTGAATATGTGATGAAAGATAATGTGAATATAGAAGGACAAGCAACAGAAGACACATTGGATCTGCACCTGCAAGGAAGGCGAGTCATGTCTTGTGGGAAGTGCCCTTCGTGGAGTCACTTGGGTCCGGGCACGTTTTCCGCCTAAACACTGATCCGGGGAACTGTGGCTTAACCGACCGTTTCACTGAGCACACGTCCTCCCTGCCGCACTCCCGCTCCTCCCTGGTCCTCCAGGAGACGGGGTGACAGCAGCTGCACACCTGCTGCATCCTCACCGCCACCTGGTTCACCTCCCCAGCGGCGTGCGGTGGTTGCTCCCTCAAGACATGGGTCCTACCTGGTTGGCTTGATGGTGCATCGCTGTCCGCTCGCCACTCCCTCCATCACACAGCTGCGCCCAAAGCAGCTGTCGGCAGCCGTAGCCTCACGTGGCCGTGGCCTCGGCCCTGCGGTGCCCCAGGGGCGCCTCTGAAGGAGCAGCCGGGTGCCTCCTGTCGGCGGGGCTGGCCTGCTCGTGGGAGGACAGGATGGCCCGGCCACTGGGGACTGGGCGCGGCTCTCCTCTGGGACGTTGGGGCGATCCCGAGATGGGCCGTTCACTCGGGCCGGAAGGCATAAAGTCAGCCACGACAGGGTGACAAGTGTGGAGGGGAGAGCCGCAGTGGAGGCCGCAGGACGCGCACCCCGTCtgcaggagagccccggccccgAGGGAAGGTGGTGCGGGGGTGGATAGCCCGCCCAGCATGAGCACCCCCGCCTGAGCCCCCGCCGCCCCTTCCCCTGAAGGCAGTAATGTGGgggctttcctttttctctaaatgCAAACCCAAAACATTACCTTAATGGTGGAGAACTAAGTCCCTGTGAGTCCACCCAGTAGCAGAAGAGATTTGGGGAAGGATGTGAAGTTACGTACAGTCACATATGAACGAGACCTTCGACCCCCGCACACCGCAGAGTGCCCCCAGCACAGCCACGGACTCCCCATAGCATCCCCCCTCCAATGCATCTGCTGTTTTGTTGTGATCTCTGAGTTTTTCCATCGCAAACGTAACATATCAAGACATTGTTTGTTGACTGACCTCTCACGGACCAGCCTGGGACGCTCACTCCTGTCTACGTTTTCCATCGTGAGAATAGGTTACGGGCCCCCGAGAACGGCCCCCGGACTTCTGGCAGGTTAGCCACTGTGACATGTGAGGCTGATTCTCAGGGTCCACggcggggggctgcgggcggcgggtCGTCTCTCGTCTCACCGCGAAGCGCCCTGCTTCCAGCTCAGCCTGTGGGGTCTTGccatttttctctctcagatGCTGGTTATTCTTTTCGCTACTTGTTTTTCAGACGCACAATGAATTCACCATCACGCATGTGATCGTGCCAAAGCAGTCCGCGGGGCCGGACTACTGCGACGTGGAGAACGTGGAGGAACTATTCAGTGTGCAGGACCAACACGGCCTCCTCACGCTGGGCTGGATCCATGTACGTGGGGCCTCGGGGTTCGGTGTCTTTTCCGCaggtgtgggggggcgggggctgcgttCCTCCTCGAGGAAATGGAGCTTCCTTGGAATCGTTTCTTCTTTCTGGTTGTTTCAAGTGCCATGAGTGTCCCCACGGCGTCGGGCCGGGTCTGCTGCCGAGTCCGATTGGGCAGCGCTCT is a genomic window of Vulpes vulpes isolate BD-2025 chromosome 10, VulVul3, whole genome shotgun sequence containing:
- the STAMBPL1 gene encoding AMSH-like protease isoform X3, translated to MDQPFTVASLRRLAALPDHTDVSLSPEERVRALSKLGGNIAITEDIAPRRYFRSGVEMERMASVYLEEGNLENAFVLYNKFITLFVEKLPSHRDYQECSIPEKQDIMKKLKEIAFPRTDELKKDLLKKYNVEYQEYLQSKNKYKAEILKQLEHQSLIEAERKRVAQMRQQQLESEQFLFFEDQLKKQELARGQMRSQEGPAPPEQIDGGAVSCFSAQHDESLLGAFADLPAPSRATSCAGHSPPVTRALKPAATLSAVQNLVVEGLRRVVLPRDLCHKFLLLAESNTVRGIETCGILCGKLTHNEFTITHVIVPKQSAGPDYCDVENVEELFSVQDQHGLLTLGWIHSLAAARSSGDLCAVCTTPPLPADGIDGSTW
- the STAMBPL1 gene encoding AMSH-like protease isoform X1 — its product is MDQPFTVASLRRLAALPDHTDVSLSPEERVRALSKLGGNIAITEDIAPRRYFRSGVEMERMASVYLEEGNLENAFVLYNKFITLFVEKLPSHRDYQECSIPEKQDIMKKLKEIAFPRTDELKKDLLKKYNVEYQEYLQSKNKYKAEILKQLEHQSLIEAERKRVAQMRQQQLESEQFLFFEDQLKKQELARGQMRSQEGPAPPEQIDGGAVSCFSAQHDESLLGAFADLPAPSRATSCAGHSPPVTRALKPAATLSAVQNLVVEGLRRVVLPRDLCHKFLLLAESNTVRGIETCGILCGKLTHNEFTITHVIVPKQSAGPDYCDVENVEELFSVQDQHGLLTLGWIHTHPTQTAFLSSVDLHTHCSYQLMLPEAIAVICSPKHKDTGIFRLTNAGMLEVSTCKKKGFHPHTKDPRLFSVCKHVSIKDIKITMLDLR
- the STAMBPL1 gene encoding AMSH-like protease isoform X2, which produces MERMASVYLEEGNLENAFVLYNKFITLFVEKLPSHRDYQECSIPEKQDIMKKLKEIAFPRTDELKKDLLKKYNVEYQEYLQSKNKYKAEILKQLEHQSLIEAERKRVAQMRQQQLESEQFLFFEDQLKKQELARGQMRSQEGPAPPEQIDGGAVSCFSAQHDESLLGAFADLPAPSRATSCAGHSPPVTRALKPAATLSAVQNLVVEGLRRVVLPRDLCHKFLLLAESNTVRGIETCGILCGKLTHNEFTITHVIVPKQSAGPDYCDVENVEELFSVQDQHGLLTLGWIHTHPTQTAFLSSVDLHTHCSYQLMLPEAIAVICSPKHKDTGIFRLTNAGMLEVSTCKKKGFHPHTKDPRLFSVCKHVSIKDIKITMLDLR